A part of Dasypus novemcinctus isolate mDasNov1 chromosome 7, mDasNov1.1.hap2, whole genome shotgun sequence genomic DNA contains:
- the LOC101430485 gene encoding disintegrin and metalloproteinase domain-containing protein 21-like, producing the protein MKLVEDQDTLKVAIFLLELWAHLGSAQCSQDHPSWRYISSEVVIPRKQMYHGKSFQVPGWVSYSLKFGGQRHVIHMQLKKLLRPRYLPVISQDDQSALQTDHPYVPRDCYYIGYLEEIPYSLVTVDTCYGGIEGIMKLDDLTYEIKPLKDSHRFEHIISQIVTDENAREPAYKPGTQEEIDSLFSAENISIAPRLSSTRFASHELSIEGLPQCSHAMYRTINNFTECVKYMVSYTSVVGSFLWALHFRYYITALIIYNERDPASLTPYALPGSPFYTYYQQTIYENIQHMSSFVVDRDGPEDYAYNTRFRRVCNADSLVMVGQLGRPYILLSTITAQNIGLTLGLPLDGEFCVCQRRATCIMQVYPGITDAFSNCSFNHAGTVYILGHYCLAEDRYPLLNETLTEFRCGNEIVEEAEQCDCGSFKKCYSNPCCNINCELTPGSHCDIGLCCANCTYALTGMLCRPIKNICDLPEYCNGNTHTCPVDFYMQDGTPCSEKSYCYKGNCTDRDLQCKAIFGNVAMDGPDACYTLNTKGDRFGKCTRRTDSRHHTRCPPQDKFCGRLQCTNVTHLPQLQEHVAFHQSLIENNICFGLDEHRRTGSIDVGRPIDGSICAPETYCNFVFCNGSVANISYDCFPEKCNYRGICNNLKNCHCHVGWDPPLCLKRGAGGSINSGPPPRKMRSVKQKTDVVIYLRVVYGRIYAFLFALLFGLATSVRNIKTTTIIEEGTES; encoded by the coding sequence ATGAAGCTGGTGGAGGACCAGGACACCCTCAAGGTAGCCATCTTCCTGCTTGAGCTCTGGGCACACCTGGGTTCTGCCCAGTGTTCTCAAGACCATCCCTCATGGCGCTACATCTCCTCCGAGGTGGTGattcccaggaagcagatgtaccATGGCAAAAGTTTTCAGGTACCAGGCTGGGTCTCCTACAGCCTAAAATTTGGTGGCCAGAGACATGTCATCCACATGCAGCTCAAGAAACTGCTCAGGCCCAGATATCTACCAGTGATATCCCAGGACGACCAAAGTGCCCTACAGACTGATCATCCCTATGTTCCTCGAGATTGTTACTACATCGGCTACCTGGAGGAGATTCCTTATTCCCTGGTCACTGTGGACACTTGCTATGGAGGTATCGAAGGTATTATGAAGTTGGATGACCTTACCTATGAAATCAAACCCCTCAAGGATTCGCACAGGTTTGAACACATCATTTCTCAAATAGTGACAGATGAAAATGCAAGGGAGCCTGCATATAAACCAGGAACCCAAGAGGAAATAGATTCCTTGTTCTCTGCAGAAAACATCAGTATAGCCCCAAGGCTGTCTAGTACACGATTTGCATCCCATGAACTCAGTATTGAAGGACTTCCTCAATGTTCTCATGCAATGTATAGAACAATAAACAACTTTACGGAATGTGTCAAATATATGGTAAGTTATACTAGTGTAGTTGGCTCATTTTTGTGGGCTTTACATTTCCGTTATTATATTACTGCTTTGATCATATATAATGAAAGGGATCCAGCCTCTCTGACTCCTTATGCACTGCCAGGAAGTCCATTTTATACATATTATCAACAGACcatctatgaaaatattcaacacATGTCATCTTTCGTGGTGGATAGAGATGGACCAGAGGACTATGCTTATAATACGAGATTTCGACGTGTGTGCAATGCTGACAGTCTGGTAATGGTTGGCCAGCTAGGGAGACCATATATACTGCTTTCTACGATTACAGCACAAAATATTGGGCTAACATTGGGGTTGCCTTTAGATGGGGAATTTTGTGTTTGCCAGAGGAGGGCCACCTGCATTATGCAAGTATACCCGGGGATAACAGATGCATTTAGCAACTGTTCCTTTAACCATGCAGGAACTGTATATATATTGGGACATTATTGCCTTGCTGAAGATCGTTACCCCCTTTTAAATGAAACGCTAACAGAATTTCGTTGTGGAAATGAAATAGTGGAGGAGGCAGAGCAATGTGACTGTGGCTCCTTTAAGAAGTGTTATAGTAACCCCTGTTGTAACATTAACTGTGAACTGACGCCTGGGAGTCATTGTGACATCGGACTGTGCTGTGCAAACTGTACTTATGCTCTAACTGGGATGCTCTGCAGAcctataaaaaatatatgtgatcTTCCTGAGTACTGCAATGGGAACACCCATACATGTCCTGTAGACTTTTATATGCAAGATGGAACACCCTGTAGTGAAAAGAGCTACTGCTATAAAGGCAACTGCACAGATCGTGACTTGCAATGCAAAGCCATCTTTGGTAACGTTGCTATGGATGGTCCAGATGCTTGCTATACATTAAATACTAAAGGAGACCGATTTGGAAAATGTACAAGACGTACAGATTCTAGACATCATACTCGATGTCCACCACAAGACAAGTTTTGTGGAAGGTTGCAGTGCACTAATGTCACTCATCTTCCACAGTTGCAGGAACATGTTGCCTTCCATCAGTCTCTCATAGAAAATAACATTTGTTTTGGGTTGGATGAACACCGTCGAACAGGATCTATTGATGTTGGAAGACCGATAGATGGTTCCATCTGTGCCCCTGAAACGTACTGCAATTTTGTCTTTTGCAATGGATCTGTGGCAAATATCAGCTATGACTGTTTCCCTGAGAAGTGCAATTATAGAGGAATTTGCAATAATCTAAAGAACTGTCACTGCCATGTAGGCTGGGACCCACCACTATGTCTAAAACGTGGTGCTGGTGGAAGTATAAACAGTGGACCCCCTCCAAGGAAAATGCGGTCCGTGAAACAAAAAACAGACGTAGTGATATATTTGAGAGTGGTCTATGGTCGCATTTATGCCTTCCTATTTGCATTACTCTTTGGGTTGGCCACAAGTGTACGAAATATCAAAACTACCACAATCATAGAAGAGGGAACAGAGTCTTAg